A window of Variovorax paradoxus genomic DNA:
CAGCGCCAGCCCGCTGAATCTCTCCAAGCCCGACTGGATTTCGCCCTACGCGGACAAGGCCAGTGGCGGCGGCGGCTACCAGCATTGCGCGCGCCCCGTGATGACCGTCCTCAGCGACATCAATCCCTCGTACGACACGAAGCTGCCGGGCAGCCGCTACCAGTCCATCGCCGTCAATGCGGACGCGCTGGGCGGCTTCAATGTCGCCAACGAGGTGCAGGCCATCGGCGCGGCCGAAGGCATCCATGGCAAGAACTTCTTCATCGGCCAGTCGAGCTCGAGCAATGCGAACGGCGCACCGTCGGTGAAGACGGTCGACGATCTTTCGTGGGTGCGAGGCCTGTCGCCTCAGGAGCCCAGCAAGGAGGGCAGTTTCTACTCTGCCGGCGTATCGCGCTTCGCTGCCAACAATGCGGTTTTTGGCAATGCCAAAGGCAAGAACCGGTTGATGACCTATTCGGTCGCCATTGCTTCTCCGCTGCCGGAGATTCGCTTTCCAGTGTCCGGCGGACGGTTCGTGACGATCTCCCCCTTTGCGAAGTCCGTGACCGGCTTCAGCATCGATCCCACGCGCTTCGCGCCCACCAATCAGATCGTGGACTACTACGTGGACCGCATCGCCAACACTGGTACGGCCGACACGAACGCCAGCATCAACGAAGGGCGTCCGTACGCGGAGTTCCGCATCAACTACGAGGACGTGGAGCAGGGCGCCGATCACGACATGGACGCAATCTCCCGCTATGTCGTGTCCCTGCAGGCGAACGGCAGCGTGAAGGTCGACATGGTGTCCGAGTACGCCGCGGGCAGCATCGGCCAGCACATGGGTTACGTGATCTCCGGGACCACCCAGGACGGCATGTATCTCGAGGTGCGGGACAAGGACACCGCCTCCGTGTATTACGAACTAAACACCCCTCCCGGCCGTGCACCCGGCTACTGCGTGGGTCGATCCAGCGATTCGGAGTGCATCAACCTGCCGCTGTCGGCCAGCCGGACCTTCACGGCCAGCACAGCCACGTCTTCGGGCAGCTTCCTGAAGGATCCGCTGTGGTACGCCGCCAAGTACGGCATGCCGGGGCGCGACCCGGCGTCGGTGGTGGGCGATCCGGACAACTATTTCCTGGTCACCAACGCCACCACGCTGAAGGCACAGATGACCAAGGCCTTCAACGACATCCTGCAGAACACCAACTCGGTGACAGCGGTGGCGGTGGACGTGCCCGGCGGTACGCTCGCCGCGGGTGCCGATGTCTACCGCACCCGCTTCGAAGCCGATGGCTGGGTCGGCGACGTGATCCGCGAGAGCCTGACCGATACGGGCACCACCGGCCTGAGCTATGTGCGCAAGTGGAGCGCTGCCGAGGTGCTGTCCAAGCGCACGGCGAGCACCCGGAACATCCTGTACGCCGCTGCCGGCACCGACACGCCGACACTGCGGCCTTTCACCTTCAGCGGCATCAACGGGCAGACGGCCGATGCGGCCTGGCTCACGGCGCTCAACAAGAATCCCGCGAACAACCAGGTGGACTCCAAGGCCGAGCAGCGCATCAGCTTCCTGCGTGGCGAGAACGACTCGTTCCGCGTCCGCAAGAGCCTGGCCAGCGGCAAGTCCAACATACTCGGCGACATCGTCAACTCCTCGCCGCTGCGCGTGAAGGGAGCGCTCTACCGGGCGGGCGCAGCTGACACCCTGGAAGGCACCGGCAGCAACTACGCTGCTTTCGCCACAGGCCAGGCGGAAAAGTCCGAGATGATCTACGTGGGCGCCAACGATGGCATGTTCCACGCCTTCCGCGCCGATACAGGAGACGAGTCGTTCGCCTTCATCCCCACGGCGATGCGTAACAACCTCAACACGCTCACCGCGCCAGACTACGGCAAGAAAGACGGGACACCTCATCGCTATTACGTCGACGGCACGCCCGTAGCCTCCGATGTGTATTTCGGCTCGGCGTGGCACAAGGTGCTGATCGGCAGCCTGGGCGCCGGCGGCAGGCAGGTGTTCGCGCTGGACGTCACGAACCCTGCCTCGCCCCAACTGTTGTGGGAGTTCGGGGCCGACACAGTTGCTGGCACCAATCTCAACATGGGCAACTCCCTGCCGCAGCCGACCATTGCTCGTCTCAACGATCCCGCAGGTGGCAAGGGGAAATGGGTCGCACTGGTGCCTGGTGGGTATCAAGGCGGCAACAACAGCTCGGGCGGCGGCGGCGCCAGCCTGTTCGTGCTGGACATCTCGAACGGCAGCGTACTGCGCCGCCTCGACCTGGACGGTGGCATGACGGCTGCCGAGCTGACTGCTTCGCTGCCCCTGGGCAATGGCCTGTCGCGCGTGACTGCCGTGGACAACACCCGCGACGGCAAGGTCGACGTGGCCTACGCGGGCGACCTGGCAGGCAACATGTGGCGCTTCGACATGAGCAGTGGCGATATTTCGGCATGGACGGTGCAGAAGTTCTTCACTGCCAAGGACGCCGACGGCAAGCGCCAGGCCATCACCGCGGCGCCCTACGTGACTAAACACCCGACCGGAAAAGGCGACCTGGTGATCTTCGCCACCGGCCGCCTGCTGACGGCCAGCGACAAGAGCAATCTGCAGCGGCAAACGGTGTATGGCGTCTGGGACCGCTATAGCGACAGCGGTGCAACCGCGCCCACGCCATTGCCGACGGCATCAAAGGCGCGCTCCGACCTCCAAAGCCAGTCGTTCGCTGAACTGGAGGCTGGCTCGGGCAACTTCTCGCTGACGAACAATACGGTGACCTGGTACAAGGCCAACGCAACCGGCAAGCGAGACAGCGACGTCGAAAAATGGGGCTGGGTCGTGGA
This region includes:
- a CDS encoding PilC/PilY family type IV pilus protein — encoded protein: MSESNPPLNMLVMGRDHKLYYEAYNDASDLNGDGVIDVGYKPNQIDYYGYFNNNACYEYANNKFSPVAVATGAKKKICAGGTRWSGDFLNYLSTSRMDAIRRVLYGGMRVTDTTSSTVLQAAYVPRDAHAWGKAYDPVRDGAVYNISDYAPLAQPASGTRHLFAVTTLGESDDNAIPRLRVLNDSKFQIWDWVSKEGTAGQDVCLGGVQCAADAGSTFDMLPATVFQNLTIKTWKKTNNSTATPTSASQMITFFTSNGISTNLCGSSSISVIDTTGGNNNPFAGTNGCTHDNYLTEIAGEINIPAAGKYTFAVDGDDAVEATIDGTTWGWYGGHGADRSQNGLQSHSKDITFATAGWKTVKFRHVEGTGDDNWGLALKITRPASTITTNKIRVEACSSTDAALREASCKSYPNNGGTAIYKPTGLLHDFGENNKMYFGLLSGSYQKNISGGILRRNMSSFADEVNPQTGVFQTNVAGVVTNIDRLRLIGFNGSQYNDCGWITDGPISGKTDPSMCAMWGNPVGEMMFETMRYFGGASGAHTQYNYGSGAKDSASPLNLSKPDWISPYADKASGGGGYQHCARPVMTVLSDINPSYDTKLPGSRYQSIAVNADALGGFNVANEVQAIGAAEGIHGKNFFIGQSSSSNANGAPSVKTVDDLSWVRGLSPQEPSKEGSFYSAGVSRFAANNAVFGNAKGKNRLMTYSVAIASPLPEIRFPVSGGRFVTISPFAKSVTGFSIDPTRFAPTNQIVDYYVDRIANTGTADTNASINEGRPYAEFRINYEDVEQGADHDMDAISRYVVSLQANGSVKVDMVSEYAAGSIGQHMGYVISGTTQDGMYLEVRDKDTASVYYELNTPPGRAPGYCVGRSSDSECINLPLSASRTFTASTATSSGSFLKDPLWYAAKYGMPGRDPASVVGDPDNYFLVTNATTLKAQMTKAFNDILQNTNSVTAVAVDVPGGTLAAGADVYRTRFEADGWVGDVIRESLTDTGTTGLSYVRKWSAAEVLSKRTASTRNILYAAAGTDTPTLRPFTFSGINGQTADAAWLTALNKNPANNQVDSKAEQRISFLRGENDSFRVRKSLASGKSNILGDIVNSSPLRVKGALYRAGAADTLEGTGSNYAAFATGQAEKSEMIYVGANDGMFHAFRADTGDESFAFIPTAMRNNLNTLTAPDYGKKDGTPHRYYVDGTPVASDVYFGSAWHKVLIGSLGAGGRQVFALDVTNPASPQLLWEFGADTVAGTNLNMGNSLPQPTIARLNDPAGGKGKWVALVPGGYQGGNNSSGGGGASLFVLDISNGSVLRRLDLDGGMTAAELTASLPLGNGLSRVTAVDNTRDGKVDVAYAGDLAGNMWRFDMSSGDISAWTVQKFFTAKDADGKRQAITAAPYVTKHPTGKGDLVIFATGRLLTASDKSNLQRQTVYGVWDRYSDSGATAPTPLPTASKARSDLQSQSFAELEAGSGNFSLTNNTVTWYKANATGKRDSDVEKWGWVVDLPRNGEKVIYDMTLYGRGLFLSSVRTSEDPCAAGMGGTIYGIDPNGGGRTDYVVFDMNGDGVFNAADAMAGGQVNGTETGAGKQTIRAERVFDPSANAERRVNHGLQFGRQSWRKQPPNS